The sequence ACCACAATTGATAAAACAAGGTAGACAAATAcatataacacacacacacacacacagaaaaagctttatttatttcttactATCCCAAAACCCAAAAGGATGAATAGGTTGATAAGTGATAGAAAGAAAGTTCATGCTCTTGAACTCGagaaataaattagaaattgtTTATCTTCACTTTTGTGTAGAAAGAACAGAAGGAAACCTCACCaatagggatgtcaatttgccccgcccatccccgaaaccgcggtgcaccgcccctaacggggcggtttttccccgaaaattcggggatgcgggacggggaataataaccccgccccgaacccgccccgatatatatatatttatttattatgtttttttataaaattttatttatgtaaaattattttcttctttttttttaatttatttttctaaatatgtattttattataattgtaaatttgttccttgatgtattttattatatttttattgcattgttgtcattttctttatattttaatcataaaataatttttttatataaattttttaaaaaaatatcaattaaaaaacaaaatggggaaaaccgtcccgccccgtccccgccccgcaaaatccccgatcccgccccgcatctaaagaaacggggaaaatcgcggggatgggatgtaaaattccccGCGGAAACAAgaacgggattttaaaaaccggccccgccccgccccgttgacatccctactCACCAATTGGGAAAATGATGACAATGGGGCAATACCAAAGCTCTAAGGTTTTTGTAGTTGAATTTTATTGTTGCTACTTCAGTGGTTGATGGATTTTGGTTGACAGGGAGGAGAAAATTTTTAAgacattgttttgtttttaattttttttttgtttttttttgttttttgtttttttgcttttaactAAAGGGTATTATAAGTAAAAGTgggccaaaaaaacaaaaaaacaaaaaacaaaaaaaattagagattaATGGATATGTAACGTTTATATCCTTTTTAGATGCACAATGGGCCAAGAACCTCCTAAAAGAATAATacatcatctttttctttttttattattatttttttaaatcgatCCAACAGGAGATAAGGGACGCATAAACCAAAAAGAAACCCAACCCAGTCAGTGCGACTTTGGACTTACTGCCCGATGAAACAAGACCACTGGGCTAAACGGTACCAACAATGAGGAATGATCCACTGCAAAACACAATACAATAGTTCCTTTAATTTGTAATACGTGTCATATAATTACCGGCGTAAGTTGGTCAACCCTAGGTGAATTCTGCGCAGTACAGTAGAAGAACAATGAAGCAGAGGACCGACACGGCCACTCAGTCGGACAGAAACCCCTAAAACCCCTAACAACCCACAAAACCCCTCCAAGTATGCTTCCATTGTAGAAACTAGAAACTTAACTGCGGAAAATGCCACTTTCTGTGAAGCCTTAAACACAGAGAGAgtggaagaagaataagaagaataggaataagaagaagaaagaagaagaagtacaAGATGCAAGAAGAGCAGGAAGGACCGCCCAATAGGGAGCTTTATGCACTGCTTCATATCTCGCCGGAAGCCTCTGATGAGGAAATCCGAAAAGCTTATCGGCAATGGGCCCAAGTTTATCACCCTGATAAATATCAAGCTCTCCATGTATGTTTCACGCCCACATACCATCTTCCTCTTCTTTATATTTTCGCCcccttatttatttgtttttatcaaaATCTTCCTCCTATTGGGTGTGTTCTGAATTGTTTAGTTTCTGGATTGAATATGGTCTTTTGGGTTTTTCTTGCGTATTATTGTGATTCTTTGCGTGATATGAGTGATGGGAAATGCAATGTTGCATCTACTTGGTGGTgcaaatttttgtttcttaagtTATTCTGTGATAAATCAGTGGGGTTtgcatttaaaaacatttttattgaaGGTTGAACTACTTGTTGAATCGAAAGCGATGCCTTGGTTAGCTTTGCAATGatgtttttgtgtgttttctGCTAGTTGAATTATTTCCTTTTAGATTATAGTCATGGAAGAGGGTAATTGACCACTTTAATCATTCAACATTTGCTTTTTAGATGAAAGATATTGCCACGGAAAACTTCCAGCGGATATGTGAAGCCTATGAGATATTATCAGATGAGAATAAAAGGCAAATATATGACATTTATGGTATGGAAGGATTGACTTCTGGCTTGGAACTTGGTCCAAAGCTGAACAAAGCAGATGAGATAAAGGAACAGCTTGAGAGATTAAAGaaaaggaaggaagaagaaaagatttTTGCACATTTCCGACCTTCTGGTACAATTCTGGCCAATATGTCTTTGCCAGACTTTCTACGCGGTGATGGCTTCATGAGAGGGTACATctcagtttaatttttttttttttgttgtgttcTGTTCCTTCATCTGATTGATTGTCCTGAATAATACCCACTTCTGTGTTTCCTAATGAACCTGGAATATTCTATGACTATATTTCTCATAAAGTTTGCCAATATTCTTTGACATGCACATGCATTTATGGATTGCTCTTATAGACACAGGTGCCGACAGATATTCCACACTTATTGTCTCTATTTCTATGCATACTTACTGTTGGATCTATGAACAGTTTATATATCTAAATCTGTATGTTATACTGTATATCATCAAGTTATCATGATCATTTATATCATAGAACATTGCTTGTAATCTCTTAGAATCTTATCAATATTGCatttgtcatttatttattaatgacaCTTATGTAATACATGCAATTTTAGGTTTTGGTGAAGTTTTCTATGTACTATCATTTGGTGTTTCATCTGAAAACTCGTGTGTTTATCTAAATGCCAGAATGGCTATGTCAAGTGAAGTTCAATCTAAGATATCAAAGCTCGATACTCTTGCAATTGCTGGAAATTTGGAAGTTAAAGGAAATTCTGGTGGTGGAGCTGCTACTGCTGTGTTTAGACATCAGCTTTCTTCAGTTTCTTCCATTGAGTTAATGGCTTCTGCTGGTTTACATGCACTAGTTGGGGTTCAGGCATCTCGGTATGCTTATTTCTTTTGTACATCCATTTGAATTTTCAGCAGTTTGCTGGTTTTTTTTCTATGTAATCACTTCTTTGTCCAGTCACACATCTTTACACTCGACTGCAACAATGGGGATTGCTATGTCTTTGAGAGATGGGTCACTGAATCTTTCCAATTCCTGGACACGCCAACTGTCTGAAACTGCAACTGGAGTTGTATGATTTttcagtttctttctttttcatactTGGCTTATCTTAGCTTTATACGTTTTCtcctattttatatatttggcaAGAGTTACGCATGGCTTGTTTCACAATATGGTAAAATGCTGTTGGAAACATGGAGGTTTCAGTCTGTATGCCGATTTTATCTTTTAGGTTACTAGGGATATGCAAGTTGTCTTATTTGgtatggcatatatatatatatatatatacatggcatatatatatatatatatacatatatatatatatatattttgagagaaTGGATACAGAATGAAGTAAATGGGCTGGGAAACTATAGATGTAAAATCTTCCTGTGTAATTGCAAgctataaaagaaaattggaaaaaagaatGTTTGaagtctttgtttttatttgtgttttaactTTTTCCTCGGTGCTAATCTCTTTTGATTGATATTGGCTTTCCACTTGCTTGTTAACAGGTACAGCTTGCTTTAGGCCCAGAATCATCTATTTCAGTTGGATGgcaaaaaaaggaagagagaaaTTCTGCTGCTGGAGAACTAAAGGTACAGCTCCCCCTGCTAATTAGATGAAACCATTTATGGTCTCTCCAAATGCCTCATGATCCATAAGCATTTTGTCAGGTGATTCAGTTCCACTTTGCCTCTATATTCATATTCTATTCTGCAGTTTGGCACAGGTTCTTTTGGAGCATCAGCTCATTATACTCATCGTTTTTCCTCAAAATCTCATGGTCGAATTGCAGGCAGGGTTGGGAGGTATGCAAGTAGGAGTGATGTTCTAATTTTAAGGCTTTTCTGCCTTCATTTGGTTTTATTACTGCATAAAtccaattttcaaatatatttctgAGTTATATTTAGACAACCATAATTAGTAGCTGATAAAGTAATATTACTCGTCGAGGTGGTGCTAGTTTGTGTTTCTGTATCTTAGTACAATTCTTATGTGACTTTAAACATTACCATTACAGCACTGCTCTTGAAATTGAAGTTGGTGGGGGAAGGAAATTATCCAACTTCAGCACTGTGCGAATGTTGTATTCGATAGGAATTCAGGTAATAAACAGAAGATTCATTGATTACATTGCATTGTTGGTTTGCTATTCTCTTTGATGGCAATTATATGGTGAAAGCCTGATATCTGGAAATGAGGACTCAACAATATATCTTCCATATTAGCTTCTTCATGGTTGATATTGATCAATTTCTGCTGTTTATATTTCACTAAAGAACTTCAGTT comes from Ziziphus jujuba cultivar Dongzao chromosome 6, ASM3175591v1 and encodes:
- the LOC107430290 gene encoding chaperone protein dnaJ 13, which produces MQEEQEGPPNRELYALLHISPEASDEEIRKAYRQWAQVYHPDKYQALHMKDIATENFQRICEAYEILSDENKRQIYDIYGMEGLTSGLELGPKLNKADEIKEQLERLKKRKEEEKIFAHFRPSGTILANMSLPDFLRGDGFMRGMAMSSEVQSKISKLDTLAIAGNLEVKGNSGGGAATAVFRHQLSSVSSIELMASAGLHALVGVQASRHTSLHSTATMGIAMSLRDGSLNLSNSWTRQLSETATGVVQLALGPESSISVGWQKKEERNSAAGELKFGTGSFGASAHYTHRFSSKSHGRIAGRVGSTALEIEVGGGRKLSNFSTVRMLYSIGIQGIFWRFELHRGGQKLIVPILLSRHLNPVFATGALIVPTSVYFLLKKFIFKPYFLKREKQKALENMEKTSAQVKEARAAAEKAQQLLQNVANRKRDRQIERDGLVVTRALYGNQKTLKKRNESTEANNESSSQVIDVTLPLNFLVSDSGQLKLHEGVKKAGIMGFCDPCPGEPKQLYVEYTYGGGRYEVLVDDYGELLIPQEGHRI